The following nucleotide sequence is from Pochonia chlamydosporia 170 chromosome 4, whole genome shotgun sequence.
TCAGGAGAGAGCGTCCAGAGGGTACATTGACAGTTGACTTACATTCCGTCCGCAGCCTTCGGTATCGTCTGCTTAATCTTCTCTTGCAACTCTGTGTTGTTGTGAACAACCTTCCGAAGATCTCCCATTGCGCTTTCCACATATATACGTAGATCGTCCTCGCTTGCACGGAACTCTAGTGACGCACTTGGGTGGAAAAGACATGAGATCTGCATGAGAGGtctggaggtggtgaagagATTTATATTTCCTCGAGCCTGGATGCTGAATAACTCCGACAATAATGCTTTCAAGGACGTGTTGAACGGCAAGCACTCATCCAAGGCATCAACAACTATGAAAACTCTTGCGAGTAGCTGAACTTCGGCAAGCAGGGTGTCGGAAAGCTCTTGAGGTGTAGGCCGTGTGCGCCACCTGGTATGGTTGTCATAGAGAGATTTAACCGCCTCAGACAGCGGACTTCTGTTAAAAACCAGTTGCTTCAGTAGACATGCGAGCATATCTTCGACCgttttctcttcttgaaaACTGCAGTATATGTATGCGATGCCGACATTTGAACTCTCTGCGTATTGGCTGCGCAGGTGATCGACGACCACGGAGCTCAACGTCGTCTTCCCTGCCCCAGGGCTGCCCCAGCAGAATAAAGTTCGTTTCTCCGTACGGAGCCATATCTGGAATCTTGAATCGGCAATAAACCATTCGAAGGTGCGAGGCTTTCGTCGCCGGAGGTGATCATTCTGCCTGCCACTATGATCCAATGTGGTCAGCCAATCGAGTATCAAGTTGCGCTCTTCTTCGGTCTCTCTTTTCGAGGTGTTCAGAAACCCTGTCAGCAGAGTCGTTAAATCCCCTATTCGGCAACCGAAAGAGCTTGGATTACGATGGCCCACTACTAACTTTCGAGAAGATATCTTGAACTTCTGTCCTCACCATCCCCTGTTTGATTCTCCCAAGACGGCAGATCATTCCGCCCATCTGCCCTCAGAACCAAAAGCAGCTGTCTCGCATATGCTGCAGCAACAAGTGCCGCGTACTTGTGCCACTCATCACTCTTGTGCGAGTCACAATAATCCGAAATACCCCGAATGACGAGACATGGAACATTATCCATTAGACCAgcagcttccatctcaaaacaCAGGATGTCGCAGTTTCTTGCATATTCATCCCTCGCTTTTGCATCTCGCATAACTGAGTTTCCGGAGGCAATCCTTCCTTGGTGGACGGTGATTTGCCGCTGACTCTTGCGAGGATCACGCTTTCGCAACCGCTCCCGGTCGCACTTGACGCAACgatcttcttcctctccttgGTGCTCGTAATCACTATCAAACAGCCGATCCACGGCAGGACGCTCGTATCCGTCCATACCGTGTATTCGCCCAAGATGCGCGGAGACCTCATCTGTCTCGCTAGGGTCGTCCAGCGCTTGTTGGATCGTGGTAATAGCACTCAGTAGATTTTTCGGAGGTTTGTTCAAGTGCCCTGCCAGCTGAAAAACTCCTTGCGACAGCCGTTTCCCAACGTCGTATGATACAACGCCCCCATCTAGACCCTCCGGCACACTGACGACAACATCACCGAGACGGATATCTCTTCGTGTTGGAACGCCGCCACCGATCCCTACCATGAGGACGAATTTCAGCCGAGGAAAGGTTCTTCTCATGTCTTGAGCGACCGTCGCAGCTGAGCTGCTTCCTTTAACGCCAGGAGGCAGATGGCCAATGACAACGAAGTGGTTGCGGATGCGACCACATCTGTACTGATTATTGTCGCTATCCGCAATATTCTCAGGGGTTTCGAAAGACTTATCCAGCATACGATATGCGACGCCAACTTCCACTTGTTTGGCACATATCCAACCGGCTGTGTACTTCTCCACCGGAAACATCATAGTTTTGTCCATGAGTGAGATTGATGCAGGCGGACGCAAGATACTCCAAGGTTTTTGACGAGTTTTCAGCTCTTCTCAGGGGAAAACAAACGTATTAATAACTCATTAGTAGAACTTGGTTCGTTGATGTCCACTCGCGTCCATTCTATCGGCTTTCAAGAAGCGAGTAGCTTCAGCAGCGACTCAATCCGCACGATCCAACATAATTGTCTCCGTCTCCAGCACAACTCTTTATCACACAACACCAGGTTGCATCCAAATTCGCAACGCATTGTTCGTTTTGCATGCTCTGGCCCAAAGCACGCTTGTGATAATGCAGCCACGTCTGACGGTATCTTGCTgattggcagccttggcctcttcaTCGATTCCAGACCACAATTGGAACGTGCTTGGAGCGTGCTTTTGCAGGGCTTTGCTATGGTGGTACTGCAGGGTGACAGGAAGGGATGTGTTGAGCGAATCGAAAGGGAAAGACCAAAGGTGGTCCAAACAAGGcaaccaacatcagccaTGTGTCTCACATTCAAGCACAactcttttcttttggcaTAGCCCCTGGGAGTTTGAAGAGCTGTGCAAAGTTCATGGAAGATTCATCCGAGAATGGCAACCTACTGGATACAGAGAGTGCTGTGGAGGAGTCTAAAACCACACCCTCTCTGCCACGCCTCGGTGTGGACTCGATATTTCAGAGTGCGGAACTGACCGGGAATTGGCTCCCATCTGTATAGCCTCGAATAACCGGACAAAACAAATGGCCCAATTTGAAAAGTGCGCATGACCATGTTCAATGTGCTAGCTGCGATACGAGGTCGACAAGATGAACACTCGCGTGGGCCAACCCCAGGCGAGCATAGTTTTTACAGGTCTGCCCTGTTTTGATGTGAAGTCTATGTACTCAGCATGTCATGGTCCCTTCTGCATCTGATACATTATTTCTCGGGCCTCACTGTGATCCCGAACCGTTCTCATGCGATGGCACCACGTCACACACTTGCGTTGTCCTGTGGCTCCGCCAGCctcattttcttcatcactgTCCTTCTCCCGGATCTCCTTTTCCGCCAATGACCCCCCGGAGTTATCAATGTCAAACAGAAACTCTCCGCCAGATTGGAACAAGTTGCCTGATTTGAAGGCCAGTCCAGACGACAGGTCCTTGGCTGCTAGTCGGACGCCGTCCGCGAGCAGCACAACCAGGCTTCTCGTGATATACTCTGGTTTCGGCCCAAGTAAGAGTGTTTTCTTCATTCCAAGACGATCAAAAAGCACACCACTTGGGTCTGTATAGATGGGAAACTGCCAGTAGGTGG
It contains:
- a CDS encoding ankyrin repeat-containing protein (similar to Aspergillus oryzae RIB40 XP_001821033.1) — translated: MDKTMMFPVEKYTAGWICAKQVEVGVAYRMLDKSFETPENIADSDNNQYRCGRIRNHFVVIGHLPPGVKGSSSAATVAQDMRRTFPRLKFVLMVGIGGGVPTRRDIRLGDVVVSVPEGLDGGVVSYDVGKRLSQGVFQLAGHLNKPPKNLLSAITTIQQALDDPSETDEVSAHLGRIHGMDGYERPAVDRLFDSDYEHQGEEEDRCVKCDRERLRKRDPRKSQRQITVHQGRIASGNSVMRDAKARDEYARNCDILCFEMEAAGLMDNVPCLVIRGISDYCDSHKSDEWHKYAALVAAAYARQLLLVLRADGRNDLPSWENQTGDGEDRSSRYLLERFLNTSKRETEEERNLILDWLTTLDHSGRQNDHLRRRKPRTFEWFIADSRFQIWLRTEKRTLFCWGSPGAGKTTLSSVVVDHLRSQYAESSNVGIAYIYCSFQEEKTVEDMLACLLKQLVFNRSPLSEAVKSLYDNHTRWRTRPTPQELSDTLLAEVQLLARVFIVVDALDECLPFNTSLKALLSELFSIQARGNINLFTTSRPLMQISCLFHPSASLEFRASEDDLRIYVESAMGDLRKVVHNNTELQEKIKQTIPKAADGIFLLAELYFGSLSDKICANDIEFELMDFEEQGRDCGEDKAEVLDNYYGRVMNRIERQKPGLRTLAMKVLSWLTHARRPLAISEVCEALATKPGKSELNIGDFPTLEDIISTCAGLVVVDARGIIIRLIHYTAQQYLSRKQCFSTSESDIAKTCLTYLMFAAFESGHCISNEELKQRLESNRFYGYATRNWGYHAQRAGGSLQLSQAITRFLQDDAKVEASVQVLFTDLQHPRQHGYSESVPRGFTGLHLVALLGVTSIAPEILSRNRLNARDSRGRTPLLYAVEKGHIEFVTLLLNNGADIDSRDSTGWTPLLMAALRRWDDIADLLVARGAKYNLEIGCQGHTPLTYAASIGNEQFVKILLSKGANPDGKDPAHKRTPLIWAAKNGHLAVVRLLLDKKVNLGASDHDLGQTALMWASKEGHIPVVDLLQERGANFPATDSDVA